In one Methylocaldum szegediense genomic region, the following are encoded:
- the rpsK gene encoding 30S ribosomal protein S11 translates to MASSSRPAKRIKRDISDGVVHISASFNNTIITVTDRKGNALAWATAGASGFRGSRKSTPFAAQVAAEKVGNIIKDFGVRNLDVRIKGPGPGRESAVRTLNNMGFKITNIIDNTPIPHNGCRPPKRRRV, encoded by the coding sequence ATGGCTTCATCTAGTCGTCCGGCAAAACGGATTAAAAGAGATATTTCCGACGGGGTTGTTCATATCAGCGCGTCTTTCAATAACACGATAATTACCGTTACGGATCGTAAAGGTAACGCGCTCGCGTGGGCTACCGCGGGAGCCTCCGGATTCCGAGGGTCTCGAAAAAGTACGCCTTTCGCGGCTCAGGTTGCTGCGGAAAAGGTCGGGAATATAATCAAGGATTTTGGCGTGAGAAATTTGGACGTCCGAATTAAAGGTCCGGGGCCGGGCCGCGAGTCGGCGGTCAGGACGCTGAATAACATGGGCTTTAAGATCACGAACATTATTGACAACACGCCGATACCGCACAACGGATGTCGT
- the rpmJ gene encoding 50S ribosomal protein L36: MKVRASVKKICRNCKVLKRKGVVRIICKDARHKQRQG, translated from the coding sequence ATGAAGGTTCGTGCCTCGGTTAAGAAAATTTGCCGAAACTGTAAGGTTCTGAAGAGGAAAGGGGTTGTTCGCATTATATGTAAGGACGCGCGTCACAAGCAGCGTCAAGGCTAG
- the rpsM gene encoding 30S ribosomal protein S13, translated as MARIAGVNIPDHKHLVISLTAIYGIGRSRAALICQNAGVNPAAKVRELADSDIERIREEVAKFVVEGDLRRETAMNIKRLMDLGCYRGLRHRRGLPVRGQRTRTNARTRKGPRRPIRK; from the coding sequence ATGGCACGAATTGCGGGAGTAAATATTCCCGATCATAAGCACCTGGTCATTTCGCTTACAGCGATTTACGGAATTGGTCGATCCAGGGCGGCTTTAATTTGTCAAAATGCCGGAGTGAATCCGGCAGCTAAAGTCAGAGAATTGGCTGACAGCGATATTGAGCGTATCCGCGAGGAAGTTGCGAAGTTCGTGGTAGAAGGAGATCTGCGGCGCGAGACGGCAATGAATATTAAGCGGTTAATGGATCTGGGGTGCTATCGTGGTTTACGGCACCGACGCGGTTTGCCGGTCAGGGGGCAGCGAACGCGGACAAACGCGCGAACCCGAAAGGGTCCGCGTCGACCGATTCGCAAGTGA